TTCAACGCAGAGAAGGGATATGGCTTCATCACTCCGGATGACGGGAGCAAGGATCTGTTCGTGCACTTCAGCGGCATCGTCGGCGAGGGCTACAAGTCTCTGAACGAAGGCCAGAAGGTCGAGTACGAAGCGACGCAGGGACAAAAGGGACCCCAGGCCAGCAACGTGCGGGTTACCGGCTAGCACACCAACATACTCACTCACGAACGCACCCGTGTAGTGCGAAGGGGAGGCGGCTCAATGCGGAGCCGCCTCCCTGCTCGTTTTTCGGACGCGACGTCGCGAGAAAGGCGGTCGCGGGTCGGTCCGTCGCGAGATGGCAGGATGCGCGTCCCGGTGGCGCGAATCCCGTTCCATGCGCATCATCGCCGATCTGCACCTGCACTCGAAGTTCAGCCGCGCAACCAGCCGGGACATGGACGTCGAGAATCTCACGAAGTGGTGCGGACTCAAGGGCATCACGCTCGTGGGGACGGGTGACTTCACGCATCCGGTGTGGCTGCGCGAGCTCAAGGCGAAGCTGAAGCCGACGGGTCGGGGGCTGTTCACCCACGGCGCGCAACACTTCATGCTGACCGTCGAAGTCAGCAACATCTACCCGCAAGGGGGGCGCCTCCGCAAGATTCACAACGTCATCCTGGCGCCGGGGTTCGAGGTCGTGGATCGGATCAACGCGGTGCTCGCCCGGTTCGGCAGCCTCATGGCCGACGGCCGGCCGACGCTGTCGC
This is a stretch of genomic DNA from bacterium. It encodes these proteins:
- a CDS encoding cold-shock protein — translated: MAVGTVKWFNAEKGYGFITPDDGSKDLFVHFSGIVGEGYKSLNEGQKVEYEATQGQKGPQASNVRVTG